GCAAGGTGTAAAAGAATCACTTGATAACGGTCTCTTGGCAGGATATCCACTTATCGATGTTAAAGCCCGTTTATTCGATGGCTCATACCACGATGTGGACTCAAACGAGATGGCGTTTAAAGTTGCTGCATCAATGGCACTTAAAGAAGCTAAAAACAAGTGTAACCCGGTTCTTCTTGAGCCAATTATGAAAGTGGAAGTCGTCGTTCCGGAAGAGTACATGGGAGACATTATGGGAGACATCACATCCCGTCGTGGCCGTGTTGAAGGAATGGACGCTCGCGGAAATGCCCAAATTGTCCGTGCGATGGTGCCACTTGCAGAGATGTTTGGATATGCCACGTCTTTACGTTCTAACACACAAGGGCGCGGTCAATATACCATGCACTTTGACCATTATGAAGAAGTTCCGAAAAGTGTCGGTGAAGACATTATTAAGAAATCTTCAGGTCAATAACGAGATATATTGTCTCACTAACGATTTTATTGTAAGCTTAGAAAGGTGACGGATTGACGTCTATCATCTTTCTCCTAAAATAAAAAAACTTTTTAAACAATAAGGAGGATTTCGATCATGGCAAAAGAAAAATTTGATCGTTCCAAAACACATGCCAATATTGGTACAATTGGACACGTTGACCACGGTAAAACAACTTTAACAGCGGCTATCTCTCACGTACTTCACAAGAAGTCAGGAAAAGGTACTGCAATGGCGTATGACCAAATTGACGGTGCTCCAGAAGAGCGTGAGCGTGGAATCACTATCTCCACAGCACACATTGAGTATGAAACAGATGCTCGTCACTATGCACACGTTGACTGCCCAGGACACGCTGACTATGTTAAAAACATGATCACGGGTGCTGCACAAATGGACGGAGCTATCTTAGTAGTATCTGCTGCTGATGGCCCAATGCCACAAACGCGTGAGCACATTCTTTTATCTCGTAACGTTGGTGTGCCATCAATCGTGGTATTCTTAAACAAAACTGACCAAGTTGACGATGAAGAGCTACTTGAACTAGTTGAAATGGAAGTTCGTGACCTTCTTTCTGAGTATGATTTCCCTGGTGACGACATTCCAGTTGTTAAAGGTTCTGCTCTTAAAGCTCTTGAAGGCGATGCTGATCACGAGCAAGCGATCCTTGACCTTATGCAACAAGTAGATGACTACATCCCAACACCAGAACGTGACAAAGATAAGCCATTCATGATGCCTGTTGAGGATGTCTTCTCAATCACAGGTCGTGGTACAGTTGCGACTGGTCGTGTTGAGCGTGGACAGCTTAACGTTGGTGACGAAATTGAAGTTATTGGGCTTGAAGAAGAGTCTAAGAAAACAACTGTTACTGGAGTAGAAATGTTCCGTAAGCTTCTTGACTATGCAGAAGCTGGAGATAACATTGGTGCCCTTCTACGTGGTGTTGCCCGTGAAGACATCAACCGTGGACAAGTGCTTGCTAAACCAGGTACAATTACACCACACACTAAGTTCAAATCTGAAGTATATGTTCTATCTAAAGAAGAAGGTGGACGTCATACACCATTCTTCTCTAACTACCGTCCTCAGTTCTACTTCCGTACAACGGACGTAACTGGTGTCATCAACCTTCCAGAAGGTGTTGAAATGGTTATGCCTGGAGACAACGTTGAAATGGTTGTTGAACTTATCTCACCAATCGCTATTGAAGAAGGAACTCGCTTCTCAATCCGTGAAGGTGGACGTACAGTTGGATCAGGTGTTGTGTCAACAATTACTGAGTAATTCAGTTATTAAATAAGCTACATTAGCAAGCCAGCAAGGGCACTTAGTGTTCTTGCTGGCTTTTTTAATGTCTATAAAAAAACGCTCTTCACGCTAATTTCGACCTAAAACGTACCGAAACGCTATTATAAGCCACATAAGCCTTGTTAATAGTAGAAAATGAAGTTGTTAAAAGAAGCCTGTTAATTAAAGCTTGAAATCATCGAAGTGACCTTGTATAATAGAAAAAGTGTGGCCGGACCAACAAATAACGTTAATTATCTTGCATACCCTTATGCATTCGTGTATAATGTCTAATGTTGGCCACTGGCAGGCATAGATCCGGAAGGTTGCTGACACACCCGGCCCCTTTGCCATGGGAGGGTGCGAGGAAATTTCCGGGGAGCAAGTCTATTTCCAAAAATGGGCGAAAAAAGGAGGTAATATAATGGCAAAACAGAAAATTCGCATTCGTTTAAAAGCATATGATCACAGAATTTTAGATCAATCTGCAGAGAAGATTGTTGAAACGGCTAAACGTTCCGGTGCTAGCGTATCTGGACCAATTCCGCTTCCAACAGAAAAATCTATCTACACGATTCTTCGTGCGGTTCATAAGTACAAAGATTCTCGTGAACAGTTCGAAATGCGAACTCATAAGCGTCTAATTGACATCGTAGACCCGACACCACAAACTGTCGATGCACTCATGCGATTAGATCTGCCATCAGGCGTTGACATTGAAATTAAACTATAAATATTAAAATTAAGAAAAGACATATAGGAGGTGTGACGAATGGCCAAAGGAATCTTAGGAAGAAAATTAGGTATGACTCAAATTTTCTCTGAAACTGGAGAAGCTTTACCAGTAACGATTATTCAGGCAGAGCCGAACGTAGTGCTGCAAAAGAAAACGGTTGAAGGTGAAGGCTATGAAGCGGTTCAGCTTGGTTTTGTAGATGAGAAAGCTCATCGTCAAACTAAGCCAGCGAAGGGTCATGCTGACAAAGCAAATACTGCCCCTAAGCGCTTCGTTAAAGAATTCCGCGAGCTAAATGTAGCGGATTATGAAATTGGTCAGGAAGTCAAAGTTGATACATTTGCAGAAGGAGATACAGTTGATGTAACCGGAACATCTAAAGGGAAAGGATTTGCTGGTGCTATTAAACGCCACAACCAATCCCGCGGACCAATGTCCCACGGTTCACGCTATCATCGCCGTCCAGGTTCTATGGGCCCTGTTGATCCTAACCACGTTCGTCCTGGTAAGCTACTCCCAGGCCGTATGGGTGGAGAGCAAGTGACAATTCAAAATCTTGAAATCGTAAAAGTAGATACAGAGCGTAACATTCTTCTCGTAAAAGGTAATGTTCCTGGTGCGAAGAAAAGCTACGTGACTGTGAAATCAGCAATTAAAGCTGATTAATAACGAGAAGGAAAGGAGGAGCCCAGATGCCTAAAGTTACTTTATATAACCAAGCTGGCTCACAAGTAGGCGATATTGAACTTGCAGAGAACGTATTCGGTATTGAACCTAATGAAAGTGTTCTATTCGAAGCCGTTGTTATGCAGCAAGCATCTCAACGTCAAGGAACTCATTACACTAAAGGCCGTTCAGACGTGCGTGGCGGTGGACGTAAACCATGGCGCCAAAAAGGAACAGGCCGTGCTCGTCACGGATCTATTCGATCACCAATCTGGGTAGGTGGTGGAACCACTTTTGGTCCTAAACCTCGCAGCTACGGATATAAATTACCTAAAAAGCAACGCAGACTTGCTTTAAAATCTGCTCTTTCTTCTAAAGTGAATGATGAAAACATTCGCGTAGTGGAAGGATTGAGCCTTGAAGCACCAAAAACAAAAGAAATGAAACAAATCTTATCTGGATTAACAGCAGATACAAAAACACTTGTTGTGACAGCTGATTACAATGATTCAGTTGCTCTATCTGTTCGTAACCTTCCAGGAGTAAAATTTGTAACAGCAGAAGGTGTGAATGTTCTTGATCTTCTTAGTCACCAGAAGCTCATCATCACACAAGATGCTGTGAAACAAGTAGAGGAGGTGCTTGCATAATGGCAGACGTAAGAGATATTATTAAGCGCCCCATCATCACTGAAAAAACAGCTGATCTAATGGTAGATAAGAAGTATACGTTTGAAGTCGACCCTCGTGCGAATAGAACACAAATTAAATTAGCTGTAGAAGAGATCTTCGGTGTGAAAGTTGTGAACGTTAATACAATGAACTACAAAGGTAAATTTAAGCGTTTCGGACGTCATTCAGGCTATACCCGCAAGCGCAAAAAAGCCATTGTACAACTATCTGCGGACAGCAAAGAACTAGAATTCTTTGAAGGTGCGTAAACAATAACTAGTGAAGGAGGGAAAAGCTGATGGCAATTAAAAAGTATAAACCAACCACAAACGGCCGTCGTGGTATGACAACGTTGGACTTTCAGGATCTTACGACTGATAAGCCTGAAAAATCCTTACTTGCGCCACTTACTAAACGTGGTGGCCGTAACAACCAAGGTCGTTTAACTGTACGCCACCAAGGTGGTGGGCATAAGCGCCAATACCGTATTATTGACTTCAAGCGTGATAAAGATGGAATTCCAGGACGCGTTGCTACGATTGAATATGATCCAAACCGTTCTGCAAACATTGCACTTATTAATTACGCTGATGGAGAGAAACGCTACATTATCGCTCCTAAAAACTTAACAGTAGGCATGGAAATTATGTCTGGTAAAGATGCAGATATCAAAATAGGTAATGCCTTGCAGTTAAGAGACATTCCAGTTGGTACTGTTATTCACAATATCGAGCTTCGTCCAGGAAAAGGGGCACAGCTTGTACGATCAGCTGGTGCTGAAGCGCAAGTTCTTGGTAAAGAGGGAGACTACGTTCTTGTACGACTTCGTTCAGGAGAAACACGTTTAATCCTAGCTACTTGTCGTGCGTCAATCGGTCAAGTAGGTAACGTAGAACACGAGCTTGTTAACATCGGTAAAGCTGGTCGTTCACGTTGGATGGGTAAGCGCCCAACTGTTCGTGGTTCTGTTATGAACCCAGTTGATCACCCTCACGGTGGTGGTGAAGGCCGTGCGCCAATTGGTCGTAAATCACCAATGTCTCCATGGGGTAAACCAACTCTTGGCTTCAAAACACGTAAGAAAAATAAAGACACGGATAAATTTATTGTACGTCGTCGTAAAAAATAACGGGGTTGATCTACGGTTCTTAGTTAGAGCCGTAGCGCAATCACGAAGGGAGGTACACTTATGGGTCGCAGCTTGAAAAAAGGACCTTTTGTCGATGATCATTTGATGAAGAAAGTAGAAGCGATGGACACTGACAACAAACGGGTTATTAAAACTTGGTCTCGTCGTTCCACAATTTTCCCACAATTTATTGGGCACACAATCGCGGTATATGATGGACGTAAACATGTACCCGTTTATATTTCAGAAGATATGGTCGGACATAAGTTAGGTGAATTTGCACCAACAAGAACTTATAAAGGCCATGCTTCAGACGATAAGAAAACACGACGCTAATTAAAGAGGGGAGGTACTCTGTCCATGGAAGCAAAAGCAGTTGCAAAACAAGTGCGTATTGCTCCTCGCAAAGTTCGCTTAGTTGCTGACTTGATTCGTGGTAAAGAAATTGGTGAAGCGATCTCTATTTTGCGTCACACACCAAAGAAAGCATCTCCAGTAATTGAGAAGCTTTTAAACTCAGCCATTGCGAATGCAGAGCATAACTATGAAATGGAACCTGACAATTTAGTTGTCAGCCAAGCATATGTAGATGAAGGTGTTACATTAAAACGATTCCGCCCACGTGCAATGGGGCGTGCGAGTCGCATTAACAAACGTACGAGCCATATTACGGTCGTTCTAACAGAAAAGAAGGAGGGATAAGTGTGGGTCAAAAAGTAAATCCTAACGGGCTTCGTGTCGGTATTATTCGCGACTGGGAGTCAAAATGGTACGCTGATAAAGATTACGCTGACCTACTTCACGAAGACATTAAAATTCGTGAATACTTGGAAAAGCGTCTTATTGAAGCTTCTGTATCCACAATTGAAATCGAGCGTGCGGCAAACCGCGTAAACGTGACGATTTTCACTGCGAAGCCAGGAATGGTTATCGGTAAAGGTGGATCTGAAGTTGAAGCATTACGTAAAGCACTTAATCAATTAACAGGTAAACGAGTACACATTAACATCAACGAGATTAAAAAGCCTGACTTAGATGGCAAACTTGTTGCTGAAAATATTGCTCGTCAACTTGAGAATCGTATTTCATTCCGTCGTGCGATGAAACAAACAATCCAACGTACGATGCGTTCAGGTGCGCTAGGGATTAGAACAGAAGTTTCTGGTCGACTTGGCGGTGCCGATATTGCTCGTTCTGAATCATATAGTGAAGGAACTGTTCCATTACACACATTGAGAGCGGATATTGACTACGGAACTGCAGAAGCAGATACAACGTACGGTAAGCTCGGTGTGAAAGTATGGATCTACAAAGGTGAAGTCCTTCCAACGAAAGGAACGAAGGAAGAGGAAGGAGGAAAATAATCATGCTAATGCCTAAACGTGTAAAATTCCGTCGTGAACACCGTGGTAAAATGCGCGGACGTGCGAAAGGCGGAACAGAAGTATCTTTCGGTGAATATGGTTTACAAGCACTTGAAGCTTCATGGATCACAAACCGACAAATCGAATCTGCACGTATTGCCATGACTCGTTATATGAAACGTGGCGGTAAAGTATGGATTAAAATTTTCCCAGATAAGCCTTATACGGCTAAACCTTTAGAAGTTCGAATGGGTTCCGGTAAAGGGGCACCTGAAGGATGGGTAGCTGTTGTTAAGCCAGGGAAAATCTTATTTGAAATAGCGGGAGTATCTGAAGAAGTGGCTCGCGAAGCGCTACGCCTTGCTTCTCATAAACTACCGATTAAAACGAAATTTGTAAAACGCGAAGAAGTGGGTGGTGACGCAAATGAAAGCTAATGAGATCAGAAACCTTACCACTGCAGAAATCGAGCAAAAGTCTAAGTCATTAAAAGAAGAGCTTTTCAACCTTCGCTTTCAGCTTGCAACTGGACAGTTAGATAACCCAGCGCGCATTCGCGAAGTTAAGAAAGCTATTGCCCGTGCAAAAACAGTTTTACGTGAACGAGAACTCGGAATCACTAACGAATAGACCTGAGAGGAGGGTTTGCACGATGGAAGAACGTAACAACCGTAAGAGTTATGTCGGCCGTGTCACTTCTGATAAAATGGATAAAACCATTACTGTCGTCGTTGAGACTTATAAAAAGGCGCCACTCTATGGAAAACGTGTTAAATACTCTAAAAAGTTTAAAGCACATGATGAGAATAACTCAGCAAAAGCAGGCGATATCGTACGTATTATGGAAACGAAGCCGTTATCTAAAGATAAGCGTTTTCGCCTTGTAGAAATCGTTGAAGAAGCTGTTATCGTATAAGTTTAAAAGTTTTGTTTACTTACCTGAAGGGAGGTAAAGAAGTCCATGATTCAACAAGAAAGTAGACTAAAAGTTGCAGATAACTCAGGAGCTCGTGAAGTGCTATGTATTAAAGTGCTTGGTGGATCCGGCCGAAAAGTAGCTAACATTGGTGATGTGATCGTTTGTACTGTCAAACAAGCAACACCTGGTGGCGTTGTCAAGAAAGGTGAAGTGGTGCGTGCTGTTATCGTTCGTACGAAAAGCGGTGCACGTCGTTCAGACGGTACTTACATCAAATTTGATGAAAATGCTGCGGTTATTGTTCGGGACGATAAAAGCCCACGAGGAACTCGTATCTTCGGACCAGTTGCACGTGAATTACGTGAAAACCAATTCATGAAGATCGTTTCTTTAGCTCCTGAAGTTCTTTAATGTTAAATAAATATGTTCGGAAATATCGTCATAAGAGGAGGTGCCCTCATGTCCCAACCGAAATTGCATGTCAAACAAGGAGATAACGTGAAAGTTATTTCTGGGAAAGACAAAGGCAAAGAAGGTAAAATCCTTGAAGCATACCCAAGTAAGCAGCGTGTGCTCGTGGAAGGCGTCAACATGATTAAAAAACACGCTAAGCCATCCCAAGCAAATCCGCAAGGCGGAATCTTGAATCAAGAAGCTCCGATTCACGTATCGAATGTGATGCCTATTGATCCGAAAACGGGTGAGCCAACACGTGTAGGATATAAAGAAGAAAACGGAAAGAAAGTACGTATTGCTAAAAAATCTGGCGAATCACTTGATAAGTAAGCGTCAGTGGCTGAAAGGAGGTCAACTCAATGAGTCGTTTAAAGGAAAAGTTTAGTAAGGAGATTACTCCTTCACTTACAGAAAAGTTTAACTACACGTCTGTTATGGAAGTACCAAAAGTAGAGAAAATCGTTATAAACATGGGTGTGGGTGACGCGGTTCAAAACTCTAAAGTTTTGGATAAAGCTGTTGAGGAATTAACACTTATTACAGGTCAAAAACCTTTAATTACGAAAGCTAAAAAATCTATCGCTGGATTTAAGCTTCGTGAAGGGATGCCGATCGGTGCGAAAGTGACATTACGCGGTGAGCGTATGTACGATTTTCTTGATAAATTAATCGCCGTTTCTCTACCTCGTGTACGTGACTTCCGCGGTGTTTCTAAAAAAGCATTTGACGGTCGTGGAAACTATACATTAGGTGTAAAAGAACAATTGATTTTCCCAGAAATCGAGTATGACAAAGTTGATAAAGTTCGCGGAATGGATATCGTCATTGTTACAACAGCCAACACAGACGAAGAAGCACGTGAACTTCTCACTCAAATGGGCATGCCGTTTCAAAAATAACATCATTGCCAAAGAGAGGAGTGAAGACCTTGGCGAAAAAATCGATGATCGCAAAACAGAAGCGTGCGAAAAAGTTTAATGTTCAAGAATACACTCGTTGCGAACGTTGTGGACGCCCTCACAGTGTGATTCGCAAGTTTAAACTTTGCCGTATCTGCTTCCGAGAACTTGCATATAAAGGTCAAATTCCGGGCGTTAAAAAAGCTAGCTGGTAATTCCGTTTAAAGGAAGGAGGTAAATACGATGGTCATGACAGATCCAATTGCTGATATGCTTACTCGCATCCGTAATGCGAATACAGTTCGACACACAAGCCTAGAGCTTCCGGCTTCAAAAATTAAGCGTGAAATCGCTGATATTCTAAAACGTGAAGGTTTCATCCGCGATTATGAATATATCGAGGATAATAAACAAGGTATCCTTCGTCTTTTCCTTAAGTACGGTGGAAATAACGAAAAAGTTATCACAGGCCTTAAGAAAATAAGTAAACCAGGTTTGCGTGTTTATGCAAAATCTGATGAGCTTCCACGTGTCCTTGGTGGACTTGGAATCGCGATTATTTCATCATCTACAGGTGTCATTACTGACAAAGAAGCACGACAACATAAAGTAGGCGGCGAAGTACTCGCTTACGTTTGGTAATTAAGCATTTAAGAGAACGGAGGTGTAAGACATGTCCCGAGTTGGTTTAAAACCTGTTGAAGTTCCTTCTAACGTTGAAGTGACTTTTGACAACACAACAATTACTATAAAAGGACCTAAAGGTGAATTGAAGCGTGAACTTCACCCTGACATGGTTGTAAAACACGAAGATAATCAAATCACTGTAGAGCGTCCTTCTGATCATAAAGATCACCGTGCCCTTCATGGTACAACACGTAGTGTTATTAACAATATGGTTGAAGGTGTAACGAATGGCTTTGAGAAAAAGCTTGAACTCGTTGGGGTTGGTTACCGTGCGCAAAAGACAGGAAACAAACTTGTCCTTAACGTTGGTCTTTCCCATCCAGTTGAATTCGTTGCTGAGGACGGTCTTGAAATTGATGTGCCATCCAACACCGAAATTATCGTTAAAGGTATCGATAAAGAACGTGTAGGAGCTCTTGCTTCTAATATTCGTGCCACACGACGTCCTGAGCCTTACAAAGGAAAAGGTGTTCGTTACGCAGGTGAATATGTACGTCGTAAAGAAGGTAAGACAGGGAAGTAATCTCTAATTAACGGAAAGAAAGGAATGACGTTCGATGATCTCAAAGACTGACAAGAACGCGGTGCGTAAGAAACGACATGCCCACGTTCGTCGTACGATCACAGGAACTGCTGAACGTCCTCGTCTAAATGTTTTCCGTTCTAATAAGCACATTTATGCACAGTTGATCGATGATGTGGCCGGCGCCACTCTAGCTAGTGCTTCAAGCTTAGATAAGGAACTTAACATTGAAAACGGTGGAAACAAACAAGCAGCTCAACAAGTGGGCGAACTCGTTGCAAAACGTGCCCTTGAAAAAGGTCATGAAACAGTAGTGTTTGATCGTGGCGGTTACCTCTACCACGGTCGTGTACAAGAACTTGCAGATGCTGCTCGTGAAGCAGGTCTCAAGTTTTAATCAAGGCTAAAAGGAGGGAAAGACATTGCGTATCGATCCTAATAAATTGGAAATTGAAGAAAGAGTCGTAACGGTCAACCGAGTTGCAAAGGTTGTTAAAGGTGGACGTCGCTTCCGCTTTGCAGCACTCGTTGTCGTTGGTGATAAAAACGGACACGTTGGATTTGGTATGGGTAAAGCACAAGAAGTGCCTGAAGCCATTCGTAAAGCCATTGAAGACGGCAAGAAA
The Salipaludibacillus sp. LMS25 DNA segment above includes these coding regions:
- the rplV gene encoding 50S ribosomal protein L22, whose translation is MEAKAVAKQVRIAPRKVRLVADLIRGKEIGEAISILRHTPKKASPVIEKLLNSAIANAEHNYEMEPDNLVVSQAYVDEGVTLKRFRPRAMGRASRINKRTSHITVVLTEKKEG
- the rplB gene encoding 50S ribosomal protein L2 produces the protein MAIKKYKPTTNGRRGMTTLDFQDLTTDKPEKSLLAPLTKRGGRNNQGRLTVRHQGGGHKRQYRIIDFKRDKDGIPGRVATIEYDPNRSANIALINYADGEKRYIIAPKNLTVGMEIMSGKDADIKIGNALQLRDIPVGTVIHNIELRPGKGAQLVRSAGAEAQVLGKEGDYVLVRLRSGETRLILATCRASIGQVGNVEHELVNIGKAGRSRWMGKRPTVRGSVMNPVDHPHGGGEGRAPIGRKSPMSPWGKPTLGFKTRKKNKDTDKFIVRRRKK
- the rplW gene encoding 50S ribosomal protein L23, which translates into the protein MADVRDIIKRPIITEKTADLMVDKKYTFEVDPRANRTQIKLAVEEIFGVKVVNVNTMNYKGKFKRFGRHSGYTRKRKKAIVQLSADSKELEFFEGA
- the tuf gene encoding elongation factor Tu; translated protein: MAKEKFDRSKTHANIGTIGHVDHGKTTLTAAISHVLHKKSGKGTAMAYDQIDGAPEERERGITISTAHIEYETDARHYAHVDCPGHADYVKNMITGAAQMDGAILVVSAADGPMPQTREHILLSRNVGVPSIVVFLNKTDQVDDEELLELVEMEVRDLLSEYDFPGDDIPVVKGSALKALEGDADHEQAILDLMQQVDDYIPTPERDKDKPFMMPVEDVFSITGRGTVATGRVERGQLNVGDEIEVIGLEEESKKTTVTGVEMFRKLLDYAEAGDNIGALLRGVAREDINRGQVLAKPGTITPHTKFKSEVYVLSKEEGGRHTPFFSNYRPQFYFRTTDVTGVINLPEGVEMVMPGDNVEMVVELISPIAIEEGTRFSIREGGRTVGSGVVSTITE
- the rplN gene encoding 50S ribosomal protein L14, producing the protein MIQQESRLKVADNSGAREVLCIKVLGGSGRKVANIGDVIVCTVKQATPGGVVKKGEVVRAVIVRTKSGARRSDGTYIKFDENAAVIVRDDKSPRGTRIFGPVARELRENQFMKIVSLAPEVL
- the rpsJ gene encoding 30S ribosomal protein S10; translation: MAKQKIRIRLKAYDHRILDQSAEKIVETAKRSGASVSGPIPLPTEKSIYTILRAVHKYKDSREQFEMRTHKRLIDIVDPTPQTVDALMRLDLPSGVDIEIKL
- the rplC gene encoding 50S ribosomal protein L3, producing the protein MAKGILGRKLGMTQIFSETGEALPVTIIQAEPNVVLQKKTVEGEGYEAVQLGFVDEKAHRQTKPAKGHADKANTAPKRFVKEFRELNVADYEIGQEVKVDTFAEGDTVDVTGTSKGKGFAGAIKRHNQSRGPMSHGSRYHRRPGSMGPVDPNHVRPGKLLPGRMGGEQVTIQNLEIVKVDTERNILLVKGNVPGAKKSYVTVKSAIKAD
- a CDS encoding type Z 30S ribosomal protein S14, translating into MAKKSMIAKQKRAKKFNVQEYTRCERCGRPHSVIRKFKLCRICFRELAYKGQIPGVKKASW
- the rpsH gene encoding 30S ribosomal protein S8; protein product: MVMTDPIADMLTRIRNANTVRHTSLELPASKIKREIADILKREGFIRDYEYIEDNKQGILRLFLKYGGNNEKVITGLKKISKPGLRVYAKSDELPRVLGGLGIAIISSSTGVITDKEARQHKVGGEVLAYVW
- the rpsS gene encoding 30S ribosomal protein S19, producing the protein MGRSLKKGPFVDDHLMKKVEAMDTDNKRVIKTWSRRSTIFPQFIGHTIAVYDGRKHVPVYISEDMVGHKLGEFAPTRTYKGHASDDKKTRR
- the rplE gene encoding 50S ribosomal protein L5, whose translation is MSRLKEKFSKEITPSLTEKFNYTSVMEVPKVEKIVINMGVGDAVQNSKVLDKAVEELTLITGQKPLITKAKKSIAGFKLREGMPIGAKVTLRGERMYDFLDKLIAVSLPRVRDFRGVSKKAFDGRGNYTLGVKEQLIFPEIEYDKVDKVRGMDIVIVTTANTDEEARELLTQMGMPFQK
- the rpsC gene encoding 30S ribosomal protein S3 gives rise to the protein MGQKVNPNGLRVGIIRDWESKWYADKDYADLLHEDIKIREYLEKRLIEASVSTIEIERAANRVNVTIFTAKPGMVIGKGGSEVEALRKALNQLTGKRVHININEIKKPDLDGKLVAENIARQLENRISFRRAMKQTIQRTMRSGALGIRTEVSGRLGGADIARSESYSEGTVPLHTLRADIDYGTAEADTTYGKLGVKVWIYKGEVLPTKGTKEEEGGK
- the rplR gene encoding 50S ribosomal protein L18, translated to MISKTDKNAVRKKRHAHVRRTITGTAERPRLNVFRSNKHIYAQLIDDVAGATLASASSLDKELNIENGGNKQAAQQVGELVAKRALEKGHETVVFDRGGYLYHGRVQELADAAREAGLKF
- the rpsQ gene encoding 30S ribosomal protein S17; translation: MEERNNRKSYVGRVTSDKMDKTITVVVETYKKAPLYGKRVKYSKKFKAHDENNSAKAGDIVRIMETKPLSKDKRFRLVEIVEEAVIV
- the rplD gene encoding 50S ribosomal protein L4; this encodes MPKVTLYNQAGSQVGDIELAENVFGIEPNESVLFEAVVMQQASQRQGTHYTKGRSDVRGGGRKPWRQKGTGRARHGSIRSPIWVGGGTTFGPKPRSYGYKLPKKQRRLALKSALSSKVNDENIRVVEGLSLEAPKTKEMKQILSGLTADTKTLVVTADYNDSVALSVRNLPGVKFVTAEGVNVLDLLSHQKLIITQDAVKQVEEVLA
- the rplF gene encoding 50S ribosomal protein L6 → MSRVGLKPVEVPSNVEVTFDNTTITIKGPKGELKRELHPDMVVKHEDNQITVERPSDHKDHRALHGTTRSVINNMVEGVTNGFEKKLELVGVGYRAQKTGNKLVLNVGLSHPVEFVAEDGLEIDVPSNTEIIVKGIDKERVGALASNIRATRRPEPYKGKGVRYAGEYVRRKEGKTGK
- the rplP gene encoding 50S ribosomal protein L16, with the protein product MLMPKRVKFRREHRGKMRGRAKGGTEVSFGEYGLQALEASWITNRQIESARIAMTRYMKRGGKVWIKIFPDKPYTAKPLEVRMGSGKGAPEGWVAVVKPGKILFEIAGVSEEVAREALRLASHKLPIKTKFVKREEVGGDANES
- the rpmC gene encoding 50S ribosomal protein L29 codes for the protein MKANEIRNLTTAEIEQKSKSLKEELFNLRFQLATGQLDNPARIREVKKAIARAKTVLRERELGITNE
- the rplX gene encoding 50S ribosomal protein L24, with protein sequence MHVKQGDNVKVISGKDKGKEGKILEAYPSKQRVLVEGVNMIKKHAKPSQANPQGGILNQEAPIHVSNVMPIDPKTGEPTRVGYKEENGKKVRIAKKSGESLDK